GCCGGCAGAATTAATTTTGTTGCCCGTGCCTGCTGCGATATGAAATATATCTCAGAAATGGAAGCGTGGAATTATATCGACAAGGCGTATGAACTGGCTCATTCTTCTTTTACATCATGGCACGATATGGCGATGAGTTATGTTATTGGCAGGGCTATCTGGGGAGGGACCAATGCTCACAATTTAGGAATGAAGGGAATGGCAGACGATCTGTTGTCTAATCCTAAGAGCCCTTGGGTGCAAATCAAATGGTAAATTGATCAAGATAGTTTAATCACAAAAACACATAATTATGGAACAAAAGAACAACAAGTACTACAGTTACATCAGCGAGTATTATGCCGCCAACCCGACTAAATTTGAAAAAAGAAAGAACAATCTGAAACCTGTGTTATATTTAGGTTTGGCCGTGGTAGGAGCCGTTCTGGCTATTTTTCCCGGTTTGCTTCCATTGGCAGGCTGGTTGGTGCGTACAGCCGGAATCATCATGACACTGGTTTGCCTGATAGCTGCCTATCTGAATAACTTTGATATATACAACTTTCAAAGTGGAGGAAAAGTCAAGAGTATGGGAGTCAAGAAGTTTAAGCGTGATGAGACAAACCCTGCGAAGATAGTGGAAGCTTTCTTATCCAGGAACTTTGAATATCTGGCAGACCTTCCCGGAGGAAGAAGTGAACCGGTACAACTTCATATTGAAGAAGACGCCACAGGACGTGAAATGTACTGTTTGCTGACCACTTATGATTCAGATTCGAATATTGTAGGTTTGGCAGATGTCATCACTTTATCGGGTAATGATTATGATGATAATATTGATCTAATTAAACAAATGTTTAAAGACGAAGAAGATAATTGATTCATCGGGGCTGGATTATAAAAACAGCTCTGAGGAGAAGAAAACTCTTCTAAATGGAAGAAAAAACACAAGAAAGAAAAACATTCATACTATAAAGGAAATCGACCGGAGGGGTGGGTACAGACACAAGTAACCTGTCAACAAAAGGTCGTATTTCCTTTAAAAATAATCTGTCTCAGGGGATTTTGCTTTATTTCTAACCTTTTTTGAATGATAATTGGTACCTGCGGTTTAGGTGAATCGCCTATCTTTGCCGTATACTATATATAATTATAATTCTATATTGAGATAAAAGCCATGAGACACAGATTTATTGCTTTACTAGTACTTTTTACAGTCATCTTTTTCAGTAGTGCAGAGGCGCAGACTACTGCCCGTAAGTTTGAGGCAGGCAAGAATACTTTCTTGCTGGACGGGAAGCCGTTCGTAGTAAAAGCTGCCGAACTGCACTATACCCGTATTCCGCAAGCCTATTGGGATCATCGTATTGAGATGTGTAAGGCGTTGGGAATGAACACTATTTGTATTTATATCTTCTGGAATATACACGAACAGGAAGAAGGCAAGTTTGACTTTACAGGTCAGAATGATATCGCTGCCTTCTGTCGTGCCGCTCAGAAACACGGAATGTATGTCATCGTCCGCCCCGGTCCGTATGTGTGTGCGGAATGGGAAATGGGCGGCCTGCCCTGGTGGTTGTTGAAGAAGAAAGATGTGGCACTGCGCACGCTCGATCCTTATTATATGGAACGGGTAGGCATCTTCATGAAAGAAGTCGGTAAGCAACTGGCGCCGCTACAGGTAAATAAGGGCGGAAATATTATCATGGTGCAGGTGGAGAACGAATACGGTTCTTACGGCACTGACAAGCCTTATGTTTCTGCCGTACGCGACTTGGTGCGCGAATCCGGTTTTACCGATGTACCTCTCTTCCAATGCGACTGGAGCAGTAACTTTACACGGAATGCACTCGACGACCTGATCTGGACCATCAACTTCGGAACAGGCGCCAATATAGACCAGCAATTCAAGAAACTGAAAGAACTTCGTCCGGAAACTCCGTTGATGTGCAGCGAGTTCTGGAGCGGATGGTTCGACCACTGGGGACGGAAACATGAAACACGTCCTGCCAAAGATATGGTACAGGGCATCAAAGAAATGCTCGACCGCAACATCTCCTTCAGCCTTTATATGACTCACGGAGGAACGACTTTCGGACATTGGGGTGGTGCCAACAATCCTGCCTACTCCGCTATGTGCAGTTCTTACGACTACGATGCCCCGATCAGCGAAGCCGGATGGACGACAGAGAAATACTATCTCCTCCGTGACCTGCTGAAAACGTATCTTCCTGCCGGTGAAGCACTGCCGGAAGTCCCTGCCGCAATGCCGGTCATTGAAGTACCCGAATTTCATTTTACCAAAGTAGCTCCGCTTTTCTCCAACTTGCCGGATGCCAAGCAGTCGGTGGATATCCAGCCGATGGAGCAATTCAACCAAGGGTGGGGAACAATCCTGTACCGTACCACATTGCCCGAAGCAGTAACCTCAGGCACTACATTGAAAATCACCGAAGTGCACGACTGGGCACAAATCTACGCTGATGGCAAGCTGCTGGCCCGTCTCGACCGCCGCAAAGGAGAATTTACCACTACCTTGCCGGCCTTGAAGAAAGGTACGCAACTGGATATTCTGGTAGAGGCAATGGGACGTGTCAACTTTGATAAGTCCATCCACGACCGGAAGGGAATCACCGAAAAGGTAGAACTCCTTTCGGGCAATCAGGTGAAAGAACTGAAGAACTGGACTGTATATAACTTCCCCGTAGACTACTCATTTATCAAGAACAAGAACTACAAGGATACGAAAATATTACCGATTATGCCTGCTTACTATCGGTCATCTTTCAAACTCGATAAAGTAGGCGACACTTTCCTCGACATGAGCACATGGGGCAAAGGTATGGTATGGGTGAACGGTCATGCGATGGGACGTTTCTGGGAAATCGGTCCCCAGCAGACACTTTTCATACCGGGCTGCTGGCTGAAAGAAGGCGAGAATGAAATCCTCGTCCTCGACCTGAAAGGTCCGACGAAATCATCAATCAAAGGTCTGAAGAAACCGATCCTCGACGTACTCCGCGAGAAAGCGCCGGAAACACACCGCAAGGATGGAGAAAAGTTGAAGCTGACAGGAGAAAAGGTTGCGCACGAAGGAGCCTTCACTCCGGGCAACGGCTGGCAGGAAGTACGTTTCGCCGCTCCGGTGAAAGGACGTTTCTTCTGTCTGGAAGCACTCTCTCCGCAAGCCAATAACAATATTGCCGCTATTGCAGAGTTCGATGTGCTGGGAGCCGACGGCAAACCCGTATCCCGCGAACATTGGAAAATCCGTTATGCCGATAGCGAAGAGACACGTAGCGGAAACCGTACGGCGGATAAGATATTCGACTTGCAGGAATCCACTTTCTGGATGACTGTTGACAATGTCGCTTATCCCCACCAACTGGTAATCGACCTGAGCAAAGTGGAAACAGTGACGGGCTTCCGTTATCTGCCCCGTGCCGAAAAGGACTTTCCGGGCATGATTCGTGAATACCGCGTCTATGTGAAACCGTCTGATTTCAAGTATTAAACCAATAATAAGCCAATATCGGCCTTTTGATAATAAAGCATTCACTTTATAAATAAGCATTTACTCTCAAATGAATATGAAAAAATATACTTTACTCCTGGCACTCCTTTTAGTAGGAGTGCTGACAGGATACAGCCAGCAATCTGCCTACCTGTTTGTCTATTTCACCGGAAACAGGATGAGTGAGGAAGCCATCCGGATGGCTGTCAGCCCCGATGGATACAACTACTATGCATTAAACGGAAACCAACCGGTCATCGATTCCCGTGAAATCAGTTCTACGGGTGGAGTGCGTGACCCGCACATTCTTCGTTGTGAAGACGGAAAGACATTTTACATGGTCGTAACTGACATGGTCTCCGGCAATGGATGGAGTTCCAACCGTGCCATGGTACTGTTGAAATCGAAAGATCTCGTCAACTGGACCTCCAACATCGTGAATATCCAGAAGAAATACCCGAATCAGGAAGATTTGAAGCGGGTATGGGCACCGCAAACTATTTATGATAAAGAAGCGAAGAAATACATGGTCTACTGGTCAATGCAGCATGGTAATGGTCCGGACATTATTTATTACGCATACGCTAACAAAGATTTCACCGATATAGAAGGAGAACCCAAAACTTTGTTCCTCCCGAAGAATGGCAAATCCTGTATTGACGGAGACATCATTTATAAAGACGGACTTTACCACCTGTTCTATAAAACGGAAGGAGACGGCAATGGAATTAAAAAAGCAACCACCGCCTCCCTGACTTCCGGACAATGGACAGAATCGGAAGATTATAAGCAACAGACGAAAGAAGCTGTAGAAGGTGCCGGCATCTTCCCGCTGATAGGTACGGACAAGTACATCCTGATGTACGATGTATATATGAAAGGCAAGTATCAGTTTACGGAAAGCACCGATTTGGAGAATTTCAAAGTCATAGACAATGCCATTAGCATGGACTTCCATCCGCGCCACGGCACCGTAATGCCGATTACTGACAAGGAACTGAAACGCTTGTACAAGGCCTACGGAAAGCCCGACAAGATGTAAAGCCATCAGATACACCATCTAATATCCCATAAATAAATACCATGAAAAAACTCCTGTTGTTCATTTTGCTTGTCTGTGCAACAGTACAGGCCTATTCGCAAGAATACCCGAAAGTCGTTTTATCGGGTGACTATCCGGACCCTTCTGTCATGCGCGATGGTGAGGATTATTACATGACTCATTCTCCTTTTTACTACGCTCCCGGATTTCTCATCTGGCACTCCCGTGACTTGATGAACTGGGAACCCGTCTGTCGCGTAATGCCCGAATACGAAGGCTCTGCAATGGCGCCCGACTTATTGAAGTACAAAGGAAAATACTACATCTATTATCCGGCCAAAGGAACAAACTGGGTGATCTGGGCAAATGACATCAAGGGCCCGTGGAGCAAACCCATCGACCTGAAAGTGAGTGGCATCGACCCCGGACACATAGCCGATCAGGAGGGGAACAGATATTTATATGTTGACAAAGGAGAAGTCATCCGACTGACGGACGACGGACTGGCCACCATCGGCCAAAAACAGAAAGTGTACGAAGGCTGGCGATATCCCAATCACTGGGAAACGGAATGTATGTGTCTGGAATCGCCGAAGCTGAATTACCATAATGGTTATTATTACCTGACTTCCGCACAGGGAGGAACGGCCGGTCCGGCAACAAGCCACATGGCAGTTGCCGCCCGTTCGAAGAGTGTCACCGGACCGTGGGAAAATTCTCCCTATAATCCGGTAGTGCATACCTATAGTGCCCATGACAACTGGTGGTCGAAAGGACACGGCACACTGATCGACGATGTGAACGGCAACTGGTGGATCGTATATCATGCCTATGCCAAAGGCTATCACACCCTGGGACGCTCCACCCTCATCGAACCGATTGAATGGACCGCCGATGGATGGTATCGTACCAAATCCACCGCCACTCCCATCAAGACCGATCCGTCCATCAAACACGGACTCAGCCTCTCGGATGACTTCGAAGGACCGGAACCGGGACTCCAATGGACTTTCTGGAAAGAATATGCCCCTCAGTCGCTCAGCTTCAAGAAACAGACCTTATGGATAGATGCGAAAGGAAGTACCCCTTCCGATGCCCGCTTACTGCTGGCCACCGCCGAAGACAAGAATTACGAAACACAGGTGGAAGTCAACGTAGGCAAGGGTAA
This sequence is a window from Bacteroides thetaiotaomicron VPI-5482. Protein-coding genes within it:
- a CDS encoding glycoside hydrolase family 43 protein, yielding MNMKKYTLLLALLLVGVLTGYSQQSAYLFVYFTGNRMSEEAIRMAVSPDGYNYYALNGNQPVIDSREISSTGGVRDPHILRCEDGKTFYMVVTDMVSGNGWSSNRAMVLLKSKDLVNWTSNIVNIQKKYPNQEDLKRVWAPQTIYDKEAKKYMVYWSMQHGNGPDIIYYAYANKDFTDIEGEPKTLFLPKNGKSCIDGDIIYKDGLYHLFYKTEGDGNGIKKATTASLTSGQWTESEDYKQQTKEAVEGAGIFPLIGTDKYILMYDVYMKGKYQFTESTDLENFKVIDNAISMDFHPRHGTVMPITDKELKRLYKAYGKPDKM
- a CDS encoding beta-galactosidase, which codes for MRHRFIALLVLFTVIFFSSAEAQTTARKFEAGKNTFLLDGKPFVVKAAELHYTRIPQAYWDHRIEMCKALGMNTICIYIFWNIHEQEEGKFDFTGQNDIAAFCRAAQKHGMYVIVRPGPYVCAEWEMGGLPWWLLKKKDVALRTLDPYYMERVGIFMKEVGKQLAPLQVNKGGNIIMVQVENEYGSYGTDKPYVSAVRDLVRESGFTDVPLFQCDWSSNFTRNALDDLIWTINFGTGANIDQQFKKLKELRPETPLMCSEFWSGWFDHWGRKHETRPAKDMVQGIKEMLDRNISFSLYMTHGGTTFGHWGGANNPAYSAMCSSYDYDAPISEAGWTTEKYYLLRDLLKTYLPAGEALPEVPAAMPVIEVPEFHFTKVAPLFSNLPDAKQSVDIQPMEQFNQGWGTILYRTTLPEAVTSGTTLKITEVHDWAQIYADGKLLARLDRRKGEFTTTLPALKKGTQLDILVEAMGRVNFDKSIHDRKGITEKVELLSGNQVKELKNWTVYNFPVDYSFIKNKNYKDTKILPIMPAYYRSSFKLDKVGDTFLDMSTWGKGMVWVNGHAMGRFWEIGPQQTLFIPGCWLKEGENEILVLDLKGPTKSSIKGLKKPILDVLREKAPETHRKDGEKLKLTGEKVAHEGAFTPGNGWQEVRFAAPVKGRFFCLEALSPQANNNIAAIAEFDVLGADGKPVSREHWKIRYADSEETRSGNRTADKIFDLQESTFWMTVDNVAYPHQLVIDLSKVETVTGFRYLPRAEKDFPGMIREYRVYVKPSDFKY